Within the Tessaracoccus flavescens genome, the region GCGGGGATCACCAGGCACTTCATAGCGGTCCTGGCGAACGGTCGCCACCAGCCGAGCGGACCGCCGTCCAGCCGGACGATGCCGATCCGGGCGATCAGCTGGCCGAAGGAGGCACCGGTGAGAGCCGTCAGGACGCTGGCCTCGACGAAGTAGACCGCCATGATCATGAACGACTTCCAGCCGGAGCCGGTCATCACGTCCATCCCGAAGAGTCCGATCGCCACGATCATCGACGCGGCCCAGTCGCCGATCATGGCGCCGATCCGGGCGCGCCAGGTGGCGAGGGAACCGGGCCCCTTCTCGGGCAG harbors:
- a CDS encoding RDD family protein — protein: MTVERYPGESIGLPEKGPGSLATWRARIGAMIGDWAASMIVAIGLFGMDVMTGSGWKSFMIMAVYFVEASVLTALTGASFGQLIARIGIVRLDGGPLGWWRPFARTAMKCLVIPALVVGPERRALTDLLLGTVVVSRRREPSA